GCGAGCTGTCCCCGTGCGATCTGTCCCTCGATTCTCGCCCTCGTGCGAGCAATCAAGAGGCGCCGGAGAACCAACCTCGGCCTCCGGCGCCTGATCTGGAGCGGGCAACGGGAGTCGAACCCGCGACTTTCAGCTTGGGAAGCTGACACTCTACCACTGAGTTACGCCCGCTTCTCCACCGAGAGCGTTAGCCTAGACGGGACTCCTCCGCCCTGTCAAGCGGAGCGTTGCCCTGGCCCGCGAGGCTCCCTTCCCCGTCGTCTATGCGCAGTCGAGGTCTATGCGCAGTCGAGCGCGCCTATCGCGCCACGACGATGGTCCTGCTCTCCGTCCCGCGGCTCGTGGCGACGCGGACGAAGTAGATGCCGGCGGGCACGAGCCGCCGGTTCCCGTCCATCCCATCCCAGACGAGGCGCGAGGGACCTCCCGGAAGCCAGCCCTCGGCAAGCACTCGCACGAGTCGCCCTCTCGGGTCGAAGATGCGGACCGACCCGGGCCCCTCCGCCGGCATCACGACCCTGAGCGTAGTCGCGCAGCGTGTCGGATTAGGGAAGGGGGGATCGAGTCTGGCCCGCGCTGCCATGGCCGGCGGGGCCTCCGCGATCTCTCCGGGAATCGGCACGTCCGGGAACGGCTCGCCTCTGACGATGCAGCCGCGGATGTGGCTACTCCCTCCCTCGCCGTCGTCCCAAGTGACGAGATGGGTCATGCCATCGAAGGCCGTCGCGGGCGTGGTCCAACCGCCAGCCAGGGGGGCGATCTGGAGCAACGGGTCCAAGGTTCCCGTCACCGCATCGAGCATCCTGCCCCGGAGGGTGTTGCTTTCCGCATGACGCCAGGTGATCAGGTTCTTGGAAATCCCCGAGCTGACGGCAGGGCACTCGTTGGTGTTCAGTTCGTCGGCGACGACGATTCCCCCAGGATCGAGCAGGGATCCTGCGGTTGTGACCCGCGCGGCGCACGCATACACCCTGTCTGCAGTTCGGCGCTGCCAGGTGACGACGAAGCGCGTCGACGTGGTGTCGTACGCGACCGCGGGCCAGGTCTCCTGCGCGGCGGTCCTCGCGATCGGGAAACGCGCTCCGATCGCGCCGTCGTTCCCGACGATCGCAGCCTGGATGTCCCCGGTCGTGTCGTTTCGGTTCACCTCCCAGACCACCAGGAAGTTGGAGCCCGAGTAGGCGACATCGAGCATGTATCCGACCTGCACGGTCCCCGGATTGGATAGGAAGATCTGGAATCCGCCAGGATTGACGACACCCGTGTTCGAATTGACCCAGGCGCCGCGGACTTCCCATGGGCTCGTGCCGGTGACGCCGATCCACACCATGAGCGTGCGGCCGGAGCCATCATTCACGGATGCGATGGCGGTGCGGTAGGCGTTCTGGTCGACGCCGTTCGTGGCGACCCAGTCGCCCTCCACGTTGCCCATCCAGTTGGTGCGCACGACTCGGGCGTTCTGGAGCATGATGGCAGGCTCCAGGCGTATGTACGAGGTGAGGAACCGCGAGTAGAGTAGTTCGTTGGGCGAGATCCACGGAACGTGAGCCACATCGGGATAGGTCTCCGAGTCGGGCGTGACCGCCAGCGGCCGATCTGTCCGGATCACCGCCCCGCTGGGAGCCACCCTGGCCGCGTAGATGTCGGGGTCTCCCCATCGGCCGTCTTCCCAAACGACCATGTACTCTCGGCCGAGCTGATAACCCTCGACCTCATACTCGAAGGCGACGGAGGAACGTATCTCGGATGGTGAGAGGCTCACATCGAAAGGTTGCGCCCGAAGAATGCCGCGGTTCTGGAAGATACCGCGGATCAAAGCGTCGTTGACGCCCGCGTTCATGTCCGCGTCCGCCTGTAGGATCGCCTCAGCCCCGTCCCGGAAGGAGGCCCCCGGAAGGAGGTAGAAGTGGCTCTGGATGACGAGTCGGTCCGTCGCGGCCCTCCCAAGAGCTTGGTGGATTTGCCAGAGGCACGCGGACCAGATCTCGCCGTCGTCATGGACTTCGAATCTCAGGCTATCAGGGTAGAGCTTCGCGCCGTTCAGCGGGCGCACGCCCGGGTTACCGCCTCCCCCCATGTTCCACCATTGCGCCCACCAGTTCCCCTCGAACGGGTCGATCGCCCAGGAGTAGCTCCCCGAGATGTAGTCAGAGAACCCCTCCCCCATCGACCCGGTCTCGTGGAAGATGCCCCAGCCGGGAACCTGGTCGTCCTGGATGGCGTGGCCATACTCGTGCAGGATCATGTCGGCGTCCTCGGCGGTGTCGACGGTGTCGGCGACGCCCTCGCCGAAGGCCATGTAGTCCGCTGCAAGGCAGTCCACCCCTGGTCTAGGGCAATAGTGCGCGTTGGAGATCCCAGCCAATCCGTGCGGATCCGCTTCCTGCGTCTCGTTGTTCACGTCATCGAAGCCGAGCGATTGAATCCATCGCTGAAGAGTGTCGATGTGGTAGTAGGCCATCACCGCCTCGAACCCCTGCTCCGTGCGCGTGTACCTGAAGTCATCGGGATCGGCCTCGGTGAAATCGGCCTCCCAGGGCGGCTCGATGTCGCAGACGTTCACATAGGGGCCGAGCAGGTAGTGAAGCCCGCCGTTCGCGATGATGTCCTTGAGCACTCTGATCTTCCGCTCCCCGTTCAGTTCTGCGGTCGATGCGTCGTTCCCGTCCGTGAAGCCGGGGTCGTCATAGTGCGCGTGGGCCGTTGTGAGAGGATCGGGATCGAAGACATAGCCGGATCCGTCGACATACCAGGTCAGGTCGCGGGCCGACAGGACCTTCCCGCTGCGGGCGTCGACGAAGACCTCCCACATGGCCGGCGTATCGGAGGGCTTGAGGATCACCCGCCAAGCCAGTCGCGGCGGATCGACGAGCGGCAGGGCATAGACCTGTCCGCACGGCTCGTAGAGGTAGGGAGGGCGCGCGCCGCGATCGGCCTCGGCGATGGCGATGGCTTCGTCCCTGGCGAGCGTGAATCCCCCATCGTCGATCGCCAGCCCGGGCCAGTAGTCCGATGCGACCGCACGGATCACTCCACGAGACTGACTCACCACCATATCCGACGCGAAGACGGGGATTCCCTTCCATGTCTGGCGCAGACGCACATGCGTCGTCCCAAGCCCGCGGCGCACGGCGACGGCCTCGACATCGTCGAGGCCTGGTTCCAACCCCA
This genomic window from Candidatus Eisenbacteria bacterium contains:
- a CDS encoding T9SS type A sorting domain-containing protein, yielding LFASILIPPAASSPLPSAAPREVITSADRAYDAATGVLRRWQGIESRQIDGDPARAARAFLEEHAAELGLEPGLDDVEAVAVRRGLGTTHVRLRQTWKGIPVFASDMVVSQSRGVIRAVASDYWPGLAIDDGGFTLARDEAIAIAEADRGARPPYLYEPCGQVYALPLVDPPRLAWRVILKPSDTPAMWEVFVDARSGKVLSARDLTWYVDGSGYVFDPDPLTTAHAHYDDPGFTDGNDASTAELNGERKIRVLKDIIANGGLHYLLGPYVNVCDIEPPWEADFTEADPDDFRYTRTEQGFEAVMAYYHIDTLQRWIQSLGFDDVNNETQEADPHGLAGISNAHYCPRPGVDCLAADYMAFGEGVADTVDTAEDADMILHEYGHAIQDDQVPGWGIFHETGSMGEGFSDYISGSYSWAIDPFEGNWWAQWWNMGGGGNPGVRPLNGAKLYPDSLRFEVHDDGEIWSACLWQIHQALGRAATDRLVIQSHFYLLPGASFRDGAEAILQADADMNAGVNDALIRGIFQNRGILRAQPFDVSLSPSEIRSSVAFEYEVEGYQLGREYMVVWEDGRWGDPDIYAARVAPSGAVIRTDRPLAVTPDSETYPDVAHVPWISPNELLYSRFLTSYIRLEPAIMLQNARVVRTNWMGNVEGDWVATNGVDQNAYRTAIASVNDGSGRTLMVWIGVTGTSPWEVRGAWVNSNTGVVNPGGFQIFLSNPGTVQVGYMLDVAYSGSNFLVVWEVNRNDTTGDIQAAIVGNDGAIGARFPIARTAAQETWPAVAYDTTSTRFVVTWQRRTADRVYACAARVTTAGSLLDPGGIVVADELNTNECPAVSSGISKNLITWRHAESNTLRGRMLDAVTGTLDPLLQIAPLAGGWTTPATAFDGMTHLVTWDDGEGGSSHIRGCIVRGEPFPDVPIPGEIAEAPPAMAARARLDPPFPNPTRCATTLRVVMPAEGPGSVRIFDPRGRLVRVLAEGWLPGGPSRLVWDGMDGNRRLVPAGIYFVRVATSRGTESRTIVVAR